A window of Candidatus Neomarinimicrobiota bacterium genomic DNA:
AGCCCAGGCACTCACCGAGGTGCAAGGGCGGGAGAAATCCCTCATGGGGGTGCGTCGAAAAGAGGTCAGGTGGGAGTGGAGCTGTGGGCGCATATGCTACGGTTGCGCAACCAGGAGTTAAGGCTTCAGCACTGCTCAGGTCAGTGGGCAAGGCGTGTCTTACTTGAGCACCACAATCTTACGCGCCACGCTGAAGTTGCCGGCCTCAAGGCGATAAAGATAGACGCCGGTACTCACCCGGCGGCCACGATCATCCCTGGCATTCCAAAGTACATGATATTTGCCGGGCGGCTGAGAAGCACTTACCAACGTGCGGACGCGCCGGCCAAGCAGGTCGTACACCACCAGCTTGACTTGCGACGGCTGGGCCAACTCATAATCGATGGTAACTCCCTCGGAGGCTGATAAACTGAACGGGTTGGCGTAGCTCTGGCCCAGGACGAAAGCCAATTTCTCCACGATGACGATGGAACGCCTGGCGCTGACCAGTTGACCATCGCTTACCGCCACGGCAAAGGTTTGCGCCCCCGAATCGGATGCGGCGGGCTGGTAGGTAAGAACACCGGTTTCGCGGTCGATCGAGGCGCTGGCGGGCGCGTTGAACAAGCTGAAAACCAGCGCATCGCCATCGGCGTCCTCAGCGTGGTAAGTGTACGTCAGGAGCTCCGACGCGCCGATGGTTGTGTCGGGGAGGACGCGGGTCAGCACCGGGGTGTGATTGGCCAGCGGCGGCTGGATAGCGCTGTCCCATAATTGCTGCGCGTTGTCGGCGTGGGTTTCCAGCGCCTGCCTGGTGGTGGCGCCGATGATCGCGAAGCCCACCTCCACTGACTCCCCGCGTTGAAGGGCCAGGGGTCCGACGGTTGTCAGGGTGGAAGCATCCACGTTGTTCAGTGTTTGCGTCTGGATCCCGTTGGTCAGGTAAGCCCACTTCTCAAGGGCGGTAAATCCGTCTAATCCTGGCCCTCCATAAATTTCGTTGGGGTTGTGAATGGAGCGATAGGACAGATCTGCGTTCTTGCTCAACAGCCTTGTGGCAGCAAGGAACGTTGGGGCTGAATCATCGTTCTGAACGTTGCCCATCCGGCGGTCGGCATCGAAGCGCGCAAAATCCATGGCATCTGCGTTAATGTCCCAATCGAAAAACAGTCCCGCATAGAGGTTGGTCAGTTCACTGAAGCTGGTATTGGTGATCACGTATCGAAGGATGATAAAATCGTTGTACTCGTCGGAGGTGTCGGCGTAGCTCTGCTGCTCCACTTTCAAACCAATGGGAAAGGAAGCCACCTGATCGCCGATCACAACCAATCCCTCCTCGTGGGCAATCGGCCCCTCGCCGATGGTCAGCGTTTCTCCGGGAATAAGCCCGAAATCCCGCTCCAGCTCCTCGTTGACTCCACGGATGCAGTCTGAAACCCTACTGGCGGATGTGGCCACCAGCAGGCCGCCTTCAAATAGCAGGTTGGTGCCGTTATAGACAAACCCCTCGCCCAGCGAAAGATCGGCGAACCCGGTCCAGCCGATGTTCCCCTCCGCTGTAAGGGAGACGCGCAAAGGCCCGGTATCGTGCGTGAATACAAGGGGCTCGTTGGCATGGAGCTTAAATATCTCCCTGTCCCGGTAGGTACCAGCGTCGATTTCCAGTATGAAGGGCAAGGGATGCTCATCGCCCAGCTCCCCAACACTGAACTGAAAGTCCGCGCGAGCGGTATCGCCAAAGGCCAGGGCGGGGATGAATGCGCTACTGCTGGTGATTACAATTTCGGGATCGTCCAGAGCAAGGGTCAGGCCGACGCCGGCGGCATCACCACGATAATTGGTCAGGCTTACCGTAAGGTTTACCCACTCACCATTCCCAATGATTCCATCCTGTCCCTGATCAAAAAAGGTAACCTCCACAATGCGGAGGGCGGGCGTTGTGCTATCGGTGACGGCCCGCAGGGCATTCACCTTGCCCCTGCCCAGCAACCCCGCAAGGAGGGCAGAATTGGCGGCATCGATGGGATCAGCCGTCACACGAAGCTGTTGTGCCAGCTGTTTTGGCGTAAGGCCTGGAAAACGCGTCTTAACCAGGGCGCCTATCC
This region includes:
- a CDS encoding S8 family serine peptidase; this translates as MIGCINAILPGHPPRLAVVLGVLLAFGTGLLAASPKGSQRPANAAAGSLLVGGPHARMMDGMIIVKFRESLPPTPRLSRTGIRSLDKLLAAQQVTAIEPTFHVPARLQLSSGRQLLRVYSVTFSGGLNPRQMAARIARHPSVEYAVPKYVHRISAPTPAAAIPNDSLYALMSHLSHLSVPAAWDVVKGEQGDVVMAVVDGGTNWRHEDLQANMWINPGEIPMDGLDNDGNGYPDDIHGWNFANDSGDPDGIVGAPLNAEHGTAVAGVAAAVTDNVVGIAGASWNARLMAVNASCELDSFICFGYEGVVYAAANGADLINISWGSTHTDLTPSEERLLLKFWQDVSDFATENGALIVAAAGNGPLNNDLGLHLPASGPDVLSVGAIGKSSDAIAGFSNYGITVDVFAPGIGINSTLPGNDYSSTTSGTSFSTPQVMGIGALVKTRFPGLTPKQLAQQLRVTADPIDAANSALLAGLLGRGKVNALRAVTDSTTPALRIVEVTFFDQGQDGIIGNGEWVNLTVSLTNYRGDAAGVGLTLALDDPEIVITSSSAFIPALAFGDTARADFQFSVGELGDEHPLPFILEIDAGTYRDREIFKLHANEPLVFTHDTGPLRVSLTAEGNIGWTGFADLSLGEGFVYNGTNLLFEGGLLVATSASRVSDCIRGVNEELERDFGLIPGETLTIGEGPIAHEEGLVVIGDQVASFPIGLKVEQQSYADTSDEYNDFIILRYVITNTSFSELTNLYAGLFFDWDINADAMDFARFDADRRMGNVQNDDSAPTFLAATRLLSKNADLSYRSIHNPNEIYGGPGLDGFTALEKWAYLTNGIQTQTLNNVDASTLTTVGPLALQRGESVEVGFAIIGATTRQALETHADNAQQLWDSAIQPPLANHTPVLTRVLPDTTIGASELLTYTYHAEDADGDALVFSLFNAPASASIDRETGVLTYQPAASDSGAQTFAVAVSDGQLVSARRSIVIVEKLAFVLGQSYANPFSLSASEGVTIDYELAQPSQVKLVVYDLLGRRVRTLVSASQPPGKYHVLWNARDDRGRRVSTGVYLYRLEAGNFSVARKIVVLK